One Candidatus Acidulodesulfobacterium ferriphilum genomic window, CGGTTTGCGGGCGCAGGCATATTAAATGCAAAGTTAAGCAAACATATAAGCGCGGACGGTTTGAGGCCTGCCGTAATTTTTACCATCCATAACCTCGGGTATCAGGGGGTTTACGGCATCGACGATTTTTACGATATTGGAATAGATTTTAGATATAATTCTTCTTCCGCTTATGAACATTTTGGAACCTTAAACAGTTTGAAAGGAGGGATGCTTCTTAGCGATTTTGTCACAACCGTCAGCCCCACATACGCAAACGAGATCACGACCCCTGTTTTCGGTTTCGGGCTTGACGGAGAGTTGAAAAATCTTTATAACGACGGTAAATTAAAGGGAATACTTAACGGAATAGACTTAGATTACTGGAATCCGAAAACCGATAATCTTATACCGCACAATTTGAATTTACAGGAAAATAATTATAAGCCGAAAGATTACAAGGAGTGGAAAGAGTTTAAACTTAAAAATAAAAAGGCATTATTTTCGGAAGTTTCGCTGCCGCTAAAAATAGGCAGGAACGGCAAGCCCTTGCCTCTTTTGGGTATTGTAAGCAGGTTTACCGAGGAAAAAGGGATAGATATATTTTTAGATTCGCTTTTTAATTGGGATAATTTTCCGTTTCAGGTTATCATATTGGGGAGCGGCAAAGATTACATCGAGGGGAAGGCATTATATCTGTCGGAAATATACAGAGATAAGGTTTATTCCCATATAGGCAAATATGATGAAGCCTTATCCCATAAAATATACGCCGCATCGGATATTTTTGTTATGCCGTCAAAATTCGAGCCGTGCGGATTGTCCCAAATGATAGCTATGAGATATGGCGGCGTCATTGCAGCGGGAGATACCGGCGGGCTTCACGATACGGTTTCGGATATAATGGATACAAATGCAGGGAAACCGTCCGGCATTTTCATTAAACATTTGGACGCAAACGGTGTTTCATGGGCGCTTAATGAGTTGTATAATATTTACATGAGTAATAATGACGAAATATGGGGTAATCTGGTTATTAATTCTGCAAATAAGCATTTTGGATGGGATAATTCAGCCAAAATTTATGAAAATTTATATTATAATATCATAAAATAGTTTCTAAATCGGGATTTGGGAGGAAATTAAATTGAGGTTTTTGGCTTGAACATCCTGTTATTTATTAAAATAGCCGTAATAGCCGTATCATGCATTATTTTAATCGCAATAGCCGTAAAACGACCGGATTTAGCCGGCTTCTTTGAAAAGGCGGCGCTTTTCGGAATATTTTTATTTGCCCTTTTCATACCTATTAAAGACGGATTTGCCCTGTTCGGCATGGTTACAGCTATTGTTTTCTTCATCGCATATAAAATTGCAAAGCGGGATGCTTCTATTCCTAAAACAGGTTTTAATATACCTATTCTGGTTTATACGGGTATCTGCGCGGCTTCTTTTTTATGGACATACAGCATGAAAGACAGCATTAACGAAGGCGGCGAAATAATTTATTTTGTCCTGTTCTTTTTTGCGGCGGCAACTTTATTGAACGCAAAAAAAAGAATAAATTTTATGGTTTATACATTTACATTTTCAATAAGCATTGCTATAATTTACGGTTTTTTTCAGGGAATTTTTATAAACGCTATTCATTCGCCAAACAGATTAACGGGGCTTATAGGCAACTGGACAGGCTTTCCGGTTCAGGTTTCCTATGGTTTAGTTGTTATAATGGCATATTATTTGATAAATTTTAAAAAACAAAACAAAAGGACATGTGCTTTTTTGTTCTGGATATTAATATCGGCGGCAGGATTTTTCGATATAGTATTTTCTAAGGCAAGATCCGCATGGATAGGGATTATACCGGCCGTTTTTGTTCTGATGTATTTAAGGTCGAAAAGACTTTTTTGGGCAGCTTTGGTTTTGCTTTTAGTGTTAAATATCGGAATGTTTTCCGTTTCAAAAACATTTAAAAGCAGAATGCTGGCGATGTTTAATCCAAAAATTTATAAAATGGAATTAAAAAATCACGGAGATATAGAAAGCCATCTTGCTCTAATAAAATCCGCATGGGCTGTTTTTAAAAGATTTCCTTTAACAGGTGTAGGAGTCGGGGCGTTCTCAAAATATTTTGACGAGCATAAAGGGGTTCATTTCCCATGGTATTATAACCCTGAGACGGGAGAAAAAATTTACGACCTGTATGATAACTGGCCCGAAAACGGCTATATGCAAACCTTAGCCGAAACAGGGTTGTTTAGCTTTCTGGCATTGATGTGGCTTTTTTTTCTTGCATTAAAGCAGCCGGTTAAACTTTTCAGGAGTACGGATGACGAATTTAAACGAAAAATAGCCGCATTGACCCTGGGAGTAAGTAT contains:
- a CDS encoding glycogen synthase; the encoded protein is MLDYRFALVPYGTREVPLELSRLRGNGGHKKDKAGNMGQFNNEIWFVGAEMAPLVKAGGLGDVMGSLPGVLLKADINVRVVIPYYKNLIPQNLIEIKESYPAGRVNFGEIPFEFGIKTGITNGGIPLILIEQNHFFNREEVYGSHGGIQGYKDNLWRFAMLAHGAAYAMRIFGIPLIIHTHDWSGGFVPAVIRQTFGDKKVRFAGAGILNAKLSKHISADGLRPAVIFTIHNLGYQGVYGIDDFYDIGIDFRYNSSSAYEHFGTLNSLKGGMLLSDFVTTVSPTYANEITTPVFGFGLDGELKNLYNDGKLKGILNGIDLDYWNPKTDNLIPHNLNLQENNYKPKDYKEWKEFKLKNKKALFSEVSLPLKIGRNGKPLPLLGIVSRFTEEKGIDIFLDSLFNWDNFPFQVIILGSGKDYIEGKALYLSEIYRDKVYSHIGKYDEALSHKIYAASDIFVMPSKFEPCGLSQMIAMRYGGVIAAGDTGGLHDTVSDIMDTNAGKPSGIFIKHLDANGVSWALNELYNIYMSNNDEIWGNLVINSANKHFGWDNSAKIYENLYYNIIK